The following are encoded together in the Solenopsis invicta isolate M01_SB chromosome 14, UNIL_Sinv_3.0, whole genome shotgun sequence genome:
- the LOC105201285 gene encoding cytochrome b5-related protein isoform X2, which produces MNGDTRTNHKREIKKTLNMPKNSTVPGLAHLPRGVSKTAGGFLEARRKIDGAEGLWRIGDNLYDLEAFAKSHPGGPEWLRLTKGTDVTELFVSHHITNKAEQLLPKFYIRKATTPRSVPLTFLPDGFYQSFKNRAVEALKGVDFHKPSTTTNLIADSLVTATFALSLAAAFAHSYVIIVLAGIFLTWTTIAAHNYFHMRDNFRMYYFDLSMASSKNWRVSHVMSHHMYTNTLWDYEIYVVEPLLQWFPRNDKSYLAGVISKIVSPIVWMLLFINEGLKRYYSAITEYGVLEFRDVVPLLLPLSMYLITSNILVALKLWLIMVLVSSSLFGLIGFNAAHHHPDIFHDGDIYRNDLDWGLLELDAVRDREVIDDSLFLALTNFGSHSLHHLLPTVDHHYLKLCIPAFLQTCKEFGISSDRWTQWELMKGQFRQLARTDARKNHR; this is translated from the exons ATGAATGGGGATACTCGAACAAATCACAAAC GCGAGATAAAAAAAACCCTTAACATGCCGAAAAACAGCACGGTGCCTGGCTTAGCTCATCTACCGAGAGGAGTATCGAAAACCGCGGGAGGGTTCCTCGAGGCTAGAAGAAAAATAGACGGTGCCGAAGGATTATGGAGAATCGGCGACAATCTCTACGATTTAGAAGCCTTTGCAAAATCGCATCCGGGTGGACCTGAATGGCTTCGGCTGACGAAAGGAACAGACGTCACCGAGTTGTTTGTG AGCCACCACATCACAAACAAGGCTGAACAGCTGCTGCCAAAATTTTACATCCGCAAAGCCACGACTCCGCGATCAGTACCCCTGACCTTCCTACCGGACGGATTCTATCAATCATTTAAGAATCGTGCGGTCGAGGCTTTGAAAGGCGTGGATTTTCACAAACCGTCCACGACAACGAATCTCATAGCCGATTCTTTAGTGACTGCAACCTTCGCGTTGAGTCTCGCGGCCGCTTTCGCTCACTCTTACGTCATTATCGTCCTTGCTG GCATTTTTCTGACGTGGACAACCATCGCAGCGCACAATTACTTCCACATGAGAGACAATTTTCGCATGTATTATTTTGATCTCAGCATGGCATCCTCGAAAAATTGGCGCGTCTCACATGTGATGAGCCACCACATGTACACAAACACCTTATGGGATTACGAGATCTACGTGGTCGAGCCGCTTCTGCAGTGGTTTCCTCGTAACGATAAATCCTACTTAGCGGGAGTGATAAGCAAAATTGTCAGTCCTATCGTTTGGATGCTGCTGTTCATCAACGAAGGCTTGAAACG ATACTATTCAGCGATCACGGAGTATGGAGTCCTTGAATTTCGTGATGTCGTACCGCTCTTGCTACCTTTGTCGATGTATTTGATAACGTCCAACATTCTCGTCGCTCTCAAACTGTGGCTAATAATGGTGCTAGTCAGCAGCTCTCTGTTCGGTCTGATCGGCTTCAACGCGGCTCATCATCATCCTGACATCTTCCACGACGGCGATATCTACAG GAATGACCTGGACTGGGGTCTGCTCGAGTTGGACGCTGTGCGCGATCGCGAGGTGATCGACGACTCGCTCTTCCTAGCGCTCACGAATTTCGGCTCGCACTCGTTGCACCATCTGCTACCCACTGTGGATCATCACTATCTGAAATTGTGTATACCAGCTTTCCTGCAGACGTGCAAGGAATTTGGCATCAGTTCGGACAGGTGGACGCAGTGGGAACTTATGAAAGGACAATTTAGACAGCTCGCGCGAACTGACGCAAGGAAGAATCACAGGTAG
- the LOC105201285 gene encoding glucose dehydrogenase [FAD, quinone] isoform X1 codes for MSVKGLRLFYFIAVSIIVSFCRAIEQSRPEQYHSVYGKDLSGHELKNILDFGIGILKFLAQGERYRNEEIPDANLQFGAEYDFIVIGAGTAGATIAARLSEIYQVEVLLIEAGSNENLLMDLPLFVHLLQLNNDINWKYQTKSSYKYCLGMSDNSCNWPRGRVMGGSSVLNYMIATRGGAEDYDRWAEMGNKGWSYKEVLEYFKKLETMDILELQSDTTYHETKGPVNISYSPFHTILAKAFLKAGKELGYPILDYNGKNMIGFSYLQLTTKNGSRLSSNRAYLHPARHRRNLHVTRDSTVRKVLIDHRKNRAIGVELIKHRQVIQVFARKEVILCAGAIGSPQLLMLSGIGPAKHLSELGINVVQDLPVGENLMDHVGFGGLTWTVNDPIGIEMFDMIQPTNPYMGDFLNKRSGPFTLPGACEALAFIDTKNLKERDGLPDMELLFIGAGLKTDHFLPIVMGINHRIRQMWQKYVGGHGWTILPMLLKPKSRGRIRLLANDINVKPEIVPNYFDHPEDVKTMIAGIRAAISVGQTETMQMLDSRLTNDTYPGCKNYEYDSDDYWECAIRTLSTTIYHFTGTCKMGPRGDPTAVVDPRLKVIGVEGLRVADGSIMPEIVSAHVNIPIYMIAEKLADIVKDEWGYSNKSQTRDKKNP; via the exons ATGTCGGTCAAGGGTTTGAGACTCTTTTATTTCATTGCCGTGAGCATAATCGTGTCATTTTGTCGGGCAATCGAGCAATCGCGACCGGAACAATACCACAGTGTTTACGGCAAGGATTTGAGCGGACAcgagttaaaaaatatacttgattTTGGTATcggaattttgaaatttctggCGCAAGGCGAACGTTATAGAAATGAGGAGATACCGGACGCGAATCTGCAATTCGGAGCCGAGTACGATTTTATAGTAATTGGCGCCGGTACGGCTGGCGCTACGATAGCTGCGAGATTAAGTGAGATTTATCAGGTTGAAGTGTTGTTGATCGAAGCTGGATCTAACGAGAATTTGCTGATGGACCTCCCGCTTTTCGTTCATTTGCTCCAGCTAAACAATGATATTAACTGGAAGTATCAAACAAAATCGTCTTACAAATACTGTCTCGGTATGAGTGACAATAGTTGCAATTGGCCTAGAGGAAGAGTGATGGGCGGCAGCAGTGTGCTGAACTACATGATCGCAACCAGAGGCGGCGCCGAAGATTACGATCGATGGGCTGAGATGGGGAATAAAGGCTGGTCTTACAAGGAGGTCTTGGAATACTTTAAAAAGCTGGAGACAATGGATATCTTAGAGCTCCAATCGGACACTACTTATCACGAAACTAAGGGACCGGTGAATATCTCTTACTCGCCATTCCATACGATACTGGCAAAGGCCTTCTTGAAAGCCGGCAAGGAGCTGGGTTATCCGATATTGGACTATAACGGGAAAAATATGATAGGTTTCTCGTATTTGCAGCTTACGACTAAAAATGGTAGTCGTTTGAGCAGCAACAGAGCTTACCTACATCCTGCGAGACATCGTCGCAATCTTCACGTGACACGCGATAGCACGGTGAGAAAAGTGCTGATCGATCATCGCAAGAATCGCGCGATTGGCGTAGAGTTGATCAAACATCGTCAAGTTATCCAAGTGTTTGCGAGAAAAGAGGTGATCTTGTGCGCGGGTGCCATTGGATCACCACAATTACTGATGCTGTCCGGCATCGGACCGGCTAAACATCTCAGCGAGCTCGGCATAAACGTTGTTCAGGACTTGCCGGTAGGTGAAAATTTGATGGATCACGTGGGTTTCGGCGGGCTAACGTGGACAGTGAATGATCCGATAGGTATAGAAATGTTCGACATGATACAGCCCACTAATCCGTATATGGGAGACTTCCTGAACAAGCGCTCAGGACCATTTACACTCCCGGGTGCGTGCGAGGCTCTCGCTTTCATCGACACCAAGAATCTAAAGGAACGCGATGGTTTGCCGGACATGGAACTGCTATTTATCGGTGCTGGATTAAAAACAGATCATTTTCTTCCAATTGTAATGGGTATCAACCATCGAATACGTCAGATGTGGCAGAAATATGTCGGCGGTCACGGTTGGACCATACTACCGATGTTGTTGAAACCAAAGAGTCGTGGAAGAATAAGACTACTGGCCAACGACATTAACGTTAAACCCGAGATCGTCCCGAATTACTTTGACCACCCGGAAGATGTTAAAACAATGATAGCTGGCATTAGAGCTGCAATAAGTGTCGGTCAGACAGAAACAATGCAGATGCTTGATTCACGATTGACGAATGATACTTATCCGGGATGCAAAAATTACGAATATGACTCTGACGATTATTGGGAGTGTGCGATAAGAACACTGTCTACCACCATCTACCATTTTACTGGTACTTGCAAGATGGGACCGAGAGGAGATCCAACTGCTGTCGTCGATCCTAGATTAAAG GTGATCGGTGTTGAAGGACTGCGAGTAGCAGACGGTTCTATCATGCCCGAGATTGTATCGGCGCACGTAAACATACCAATCTATATGATTGCCGAGAAGCTGGCAGACATAGTCAAGGATGAATGGGGATACTCGAACAAATCACAAAC GCGAGATAAAAAAAACCCTTAA
- the LOC113005307 gene encoding fatty acyl-CoA reductase 1, translated as MATTKAQLNSRHAHDEAHSRASSIDAFFAGAIILLTGATGFLGKVLLEKLLRSCPVATIFVLIRPKKYKSIEQRFEELLNDSVSMHCICMFYSSPLASQW; from the coding sequence atggctaCGACGAAAGCACAGCTTAATTCGAGACACGCACATGATGAAGCTCACTCGAGAGCAAGTTCAATCGACGCGTTCTTCGCCGGAGCGATAATTCTTTTAACCGGTGCAACGGGATTCCTCGGAAAAGTTCTTTTGGAAAAGTTGCTGCGCTCGTGTCCCGTGGCCACAATTTTCGTTCTGATCCGTCCGAAAAAATACAAATCCATCGAGCAACGTTTCGAGGAACTGCTGAACGATTCCGTAAGTATGCATTGTATATGCATGTTCTACAGTTCACCATTAGCCTCTCAATGGTAA
- the LOC105201292 gene encoding putative fatty acyl-CoA reductase CG5065: MQIRSEFPSTLKKIFPVKGDVGLPELGLYSEDKDMLLQSVNIVFHSAATVRFDEPLKIAVNLNMMGTDRMLDLCRRMTNLISVIHVSTAYSNADRREIEESIYTTEVKPYTVVDMCENLDDETLKIIEKRLIGKHPNTYTFTKNLAEQIVMTKGKGLPIVVVRPSIIGAANQEPFPGWIDNINGVTGIMTAIAQGTIRSIVSNANLMIDIVPVDFVVNTMLCACWYNFVQRTNTLKVYNCISSTVHPITWNEFGYFIKKYCTEVPSKHVMWYPDFTLRTNKFIHAIVRATLHFLPAYILDFILKVRGYKPIMLKIIKRIDLSAQTGEFFSTNEWKWNISNMTTLMKVVSEQEISRNFEVNIQNVDWDMYLQRYILGIRKYILKENLDTLPYARSRLNKLYWMHQFTKTLSIAALLGVIKYTCR, from the exons ATgca GATACGATCAGAGTTCCCAAGTACCTTGAAGAAGATCTTCCCCGTGAAAGGCGACGTGGGCCTGCCAGAACTAGGACTTTATTCCGAAGACAAGGATATGCTTTTACAGAGTGTCAATATTGTGTTCCATAGCGCGGCCACCGTACGTTTCGATGAGCCGTTGAAAATCGCCGTTAATCTGAACATGATGGGCACCGATCGTATGTTGGACTTGTGCAGGCGCATGACAAACCTTATTAGCGTTATTCATGTCAGCACGGCCTATAGTAATGCTGATCGACGGGAGATTGAAGAATCGATTTACAC TACGGAGGTGAAGCCGTATACGGTGGTCGATATGTGTGAAAATTTGGACGACGAgacgttaaaaattatagaaaagagATTGATCGGGAAACATCCTAACACGTACACGTTTACTAAGAATTTAGCGGAGCAAATCGTGATGACTAAAGGAAAAGGTCTACCGATCGTGGTTGTACGGCCGAGTATAATCGGCGCGGCAAACCAAGAACCATTTCCCGGATGGATTGACAACATCAATGGTGTTACAG GTATAATGACGGCGATTGCTCAAGGTACTATTAGAAGTATCGTGTCTAACGCAAATTTAATGATAGATATTGTACCCGTTGATTTCGTTGTTAATACGATGTTATGCGCATGTTGGTATAATTTTGTGCAACGTACCAATACGCTAAAGGTTTATAATTGTATCAGCAGCACAGTGCATCCTATTAC ATGGAATGAATTTGGatactttataaaaaagtacTGTACAGAAGTTCCATCAAAACACGTGATGTGGTATCCAGATTTCACATTAAGgacaaacaaatttattcacgCCATCGTTAGGGCTACATTGCACTTTCTACCTGCATACATcctagattttatattaaaagtccGAGGCTACAAACCCAT AATGCTGAAGATAATCAAACGGATCGACCTCTCCGCCCAAACCGGAGAATTCTTTTCGACAAATGAATGGAAATGGAATATCAGCAACATGACGACATTAATGAAAGTTGTAAGCGAGCAGGAAATTAGTAGAAACTTTGAAGTCAACATACAAAATGTGGATTGGGACATGTACTTACAACGGTACATATTAGGAATCCGTAAATACATCTTGAAAGAAAATCTGGACACTTTACCTTATGCTCGAAGTCGATTAAACAA GTTGTACTGGATGCACCAGTTCACCAAAACACTCAGTATCGCAGCGTTATTAGGAGTTATCAAATACACATGTCGG